In one Chitinophaga sancti genomic region, the following are encoded:
- the feoB gene encoding ferrous iron transport protein B, which yields MQANKIGKINIALVGNPNSGKSSLFNALTGLNQKVGNFPGVTVDKKTGAATISATLQANIIDLPGTYSLYPKSADELVTYDVLVNPQGEELPDIILIIADASNLKRNLLFCSQIIDLKIPVIIGLTMMDIARKKGVEIDEAGLERELGVPVVSINPRKNKGIPELKKIIELVTREKQSAPPRDFIDSRALAPGLITDIKKVVPVKSDYAAMHIAVNHNELHFLNAAQKQAISSSIETHQFNKTKVQADEIMQRYARIKHIMRNAVVEADPLQKQLQTEKIDDLLLHRFWGYVILLAIMAIMFQSIFWLASFPMDWIEGGFGALSGWLSDVLPQNQLSDIFINGIIAGLGGIAVFVPQIMILFGFITILEDTGYMARISFLTDRLMRQVGLNGKSVMPLISGVACAVPAIMATRNIENRKERLITILITPLMSCSARLPIYTVVIALVIPNKPVLGILNLQGLVMMGLYLLGFVMALIIAAILKIFVKIREKSYFIMELPVYRAPRWMNVGTTMLQKAKIFVTDAGKVIMVISIILWFLASYGPSKKMEAVSIKYEQLKAAQPNNTEDLKRAEAMERLANSYAGGLGHAIEPAIRPLGFDWKIGIALITSFAAREVFVGTMATLYSVGESEEDNDATLRQKMSGATWRDGRPVYTLASGISLMLFYAFAMQCMSTLAIVKRETKSWKLPAIQFVYMTALAYLSALLAYQLLS from the coding sequence ATGCAGGCTAACAAAATTGGAAAGATCAATATTGCGCTGGTAGGGAATCCGAATAGTGGCAAGAGTTCGTTATTTAACGCTTTGACAGGACTGAACCAGAAGGTTGGTAATTTCCCGGGGGTAACTGTTGACAAGAAAACTGGTGCGGCTACCATTTCTGCCACACTGCAAGCCAACATAATTGACCTGCCCGGCACCTACAGCCTTTATCCCAAGAGTGCCGATGAATTAGTAACGTATGATGTGCTGGTAAATCCTCAGGGTGAGGAGCTGCCAGACATTATCCTCATTATTGCCGATGCTTCCAATCTGAAACGTAACCTCCTCTTTTGTTCCCAGATCATAGACCTGAAGATCCCCGTTATCATTGGCCTCACCATGATGGACATTGCCCGTAAAAAAGGCGTGGAAATCGATGAAGCCGGACTGGAAAGAGAACTGGGAGTTCCTGTGGTTTCCATCAACCCACGCAAGAACAAAGGGATCCCGGAACTGAAAAAAATTATCGAACTCGTCACCCGGGAAAAGCAGTCTGCCCCTCCCCGTGATTTTATAGATAGCCGTGCTTTAGCCCCCGGGCTGATCACTGATATCAAAAAAGTAGTACCTGTGAAGAGTGACTATGCTGCCATGCACATAGCAGTGAATCACAATGAACTGCACTTCCTGAATGCGGCACAGAAGCAGGCCATCTCCAGTTCAATCGAAACCCACCAGTTTAATAAAACCAAGGTACAGGCCGATGAGATTATGCAACGCTATGCCCGTATCAAGCATATCATGCGTAACGCCGTAGTGGAAGCGGATCCTCTGCAGAAACAGTTACAGACAGAAAAAATCGATGATCTGCTGCTGCACCGTTTCTGGGGATACGTAATCCTGCTGGCCATCATGGCCATCATGTTCCAGAGTATCTTCTGGCTGGCATCCTTCCCGATGGACTGGATTGAAGGTGGCTTTGGTGCGCTGAGCGGCTGGTTGTCTGATGTACTGCCACAAAATCAACTTTCCGATATTTTCATCAATGGTATCATCGCTGGTTTAGGTGGAATCGCGGTATTCGTTCCGCAGATCATGATCCTCTTTGGGTTCATCACCATTCTGGAAGATACCGGTTATATGGCCAGGATCAGTTTTCTCACAGATCGCCTGATGCGTCAGGTGGGCCTGAACGGGAAATCTGTCATGCCTCTGATCAGTGGTGTGGCTTGTGCCGTACCTGCAATCATGGCCACCCGGAATATTGAAAACAGGAAAGAAAGGCTGATCACAATTCTGATCACACCACTCATGAGTTGTTCTGCCCGTCTACCTATTTATACCGTGGTGATTGCCCTGGTGATTCCAAACAAACCTGTATTGGGTATCCTGAATTTACAGGGTTTAGTGATGATGGGATTGTACCTCTTAGGCTTTGTGATGGCACTGATCATTGCCGCGATCCTGAAAATCTTTGTGAAGATCAGAGAAAAGAGCTACTTCATCATGGAATTGCCTGTATACCGTGCTCCCCGCTGGATGAACGTAGGTACAACTATGCTGCAGAAAGCAAAGATCTTCGTTACCGATGCAGGTAAGGTGATCATGGTAATATCTATCATCCTCTGGTTCCTGGCATCGTATGGGCCATCGAAAAAGATGGAAGCAGTCTCCATTAAATATGAACAGTTAAAAGCAGCACAGCCTAATAATACAGAAGATCTGAAAAGGGCAGAGGCTATGGAAAGACTGGCCAATTCCTATGCAGGAGGGCTTGGACATGCAATAGAACCAGCGATTCGCCCATTAGGGTTTGACTGGAAAATCGGTATTGCTTTGATTACATCCTTTGCCGCCCGTGAGGTATTCGTTGGCACCATGGCAACCTTATATAGTGTGGGTGAGTCTGAAGAAGACAATGACGCTACATTAAGACAGAAGATGAGTGGGGCTACCTGGAGGGATGGCAGGCCTGTATACACACTGGCCAGCGGAATTTCGCTGATGCTGTTTTATGCCTTTGCGATGCAGTGTATGAGTACACTTGCTATCGTGAAGAGAGAGACCAAATCATGGAAATTGCCCGCTATTCAATTTGTTTATATGACAGCACTGGCATACCTGAGTGCCTTACTGGCCTACCAGTTGCTAAGCTAA
- a CDS encoding M28 family peptidase produces MKTTILCGLLLTGLFAKAQTNIDSVQLIKDIRTLSDDKFEGRRTGSKGSRMAQFYLLDRFKQSGLQPFNKTYEYPFYYQEGDKQVMGTNLYGYIKGKSASIIVITAHYDHLGIKKDPAGKDSIYNGADDNASGVGSLLALMSYFKKHTPQHTLIFVAFDGEEEGLKGAAAFVKTPPVPVNRFLLNVNLDMVSRNDKNELYVCGVTPYPALKSFVDAAAAKSNTVKLITGHDHNEDAGDNWISQSDQYEFHKLKIPFLYFGVEDHPDYHKRSDEFEHIQPSFYYQATLHILNVVLAADKGL; encoded by the coding sequence ATGAAAACAACCATACTGTGTGGCCTGCTCCTGACAGGCTTGTTTGCCAAAGCACAAACCAATATCGATTCTGTTCAACTCATTAAAGACATCCGCACCTTATCTGACGATAAATTCGAAGGCCGCCGCACCGGCTCCAAGGGCAGCCGGATGGCTCAGTTCTATCTCTTAGACCGTTTCAAACAATCTGGTTTACAACCATTTAATAAGACCTACGAATATCCCTTCTATTACCAGGAAGGAGACAAACAGGTAATGGGCACCAATCTGTATGGTTATATAAAAGGCAAGTCAGCATCCATCATCGTGATCACCGCTCACTACGATCACTTAGGGATTAAGAAAGACCCGGCAGGAAAGGATAGTATTTACAATGGAGCAGATGACAATGCTTCCGGGGTAGGTAGTCTGCTGGCCCTGATGAGTTATTTCAAAAAGCACACCCCTCAGCATACCCTGATCTTTGTGGCTTTCGATGGTGAAGAAGAAGGTCTGAAAGGTGCAGCCGCTTTTGTAAAAACACCTCCTGTGCCTGTTAACCGCTTTCTGCTGAATGTAAACCTGGATATGGTAAGCCGCAATGACAAGAATGAATTGTATGTATGTGGTGTAACTCCTTATCCTGCACTGAAAAGCTTTGTGGATGCTGCCGCAGCAAAGTCAAATACCGTAAAACTGATAACAGGTCACGATCATAACGAAGATGCCGGTGATAATTGGATCAGTCAGAGTGATCAGTATGAATTTCATAAACTGAAGATTCCATTCCTGTATTTTGGGGTAGAAGATCATCCTGACTACCACAAACGCTCAGATGAATTTGAGCACATTCAACCCTCTTTTTATTACCAGGCTACCCTTCACATCCTGAATGTAGTGCTGGCGGCAGACAAGGGTTTATAA
- the paaA gene encoding 1,2-phenylacetyl-CoA epoxidase subunit PaaA: MYGGGYIFEEPKRQPQSDQTQDDPEKLAAFEKRIANGEKIEPGDWMPAEYRRQLIRLIEQHAHSEIIGALPEGTWITRAPGFKRKLALIAKVQDEIGHGQLLYNAAETLGKSREAMINDLLSGKSKYSNVFNYPAETWADVAVIGFLIDAAAIVNQVANAKGSYGPYCRALERICYEESFHLKQGHDAFIELAIGTPAQKAMLQDALNRWWQPIMHFFGPPDKASNHSEKLMQWKVKMASNDDMRNQFLDNYVPKIWELGLTLPDPLLKKNPDTGKWEYSDPDWDLFFEVIKGNGPCNKERLDVRKWAEENGRWIRRALMRPEEMKRQTAPVA; the protein is encoded by the coding sequence ATGTACGGTGGTGGATACATCTTTGAAGAGCCGAAAAGGCAACCCCAGTCCGATCAAACCCAGGACGACCCCGAAAAACTGGCCGCTTTTGAAAAGCGCATCGCCAATGGGGAGAAAATCGAGCCCGGCGACTGGATGCCGGCCGAATACCGCAGGCAGCTGATCCGCTTAATAGAACAGCATGCTCACTCCGAAATAATTGGTGCCCTGCCTGAAGGTACCTGGATCACCCGTGCTCCCGGCTTCAAGCGCAAACTGGCGCTTATAGCCAAAGTACAGGATGAAATAGGCCATGGTCAGCTGCTCTACAATGCCGCAGAGACCCTGGGTAAATCCAGGGAGGCAATGATCAATGACCTGCTCAGTGGCAAGTCCAAATACTCCAATGTATTTAATTATCCAGCTGAAACCTGGGCAGATGTAGCAGTGATCGGTTTCCTCATCGATGCTGCGGCCATCGTGAACCAGGTAGCGAATGCCAAAGGTTCTTACGGCCCTTACTGCCGGGCACTGGAGCGCATTTGCTATGAAGAGAGTTTTCACCTCAAGCAGGGTCACGATGCCTTTATAGAACTGGCGATTGGCACACCTGCACAGAAAGCGATGTTGCAGGATGCCCTGAATCGTTGGTGGCAACCCATCATGCATTTCTTTGGCCCTCCGGACAAAGCCAGCAACCACAGCGAAAAGCTGATGCAATGGAAGGTTAAGATGGCCAGCAATGATGACATGCGCAACCAGTTCCTCGATAACTATGTACCTAAGATATGGGAACTGGGTTTGACTTTGCCGGATCCATTATTGAAAAAGAATCCGGACACCGGCAAGTGGGAATACTCCGACCCCGACTGGGATCTGTTTTTCGAAGTGATCAAAGGCAATGGCCCCTGCAATAAAGAAAGACTGGATGTAAGAAAATGGGCGGAAGAAAATGGCCGTTGGATAAGACGTGCACTGATGCGCCCTGAAGAAATGAAACGACAAACAGCCCCTGTAGCTTAA
- the paaB gene encoding 1,2-phenylacetyl-CoA epoxidase subunit PaaB: protein MTDSLDPRVNRLRLNNIDAPFTIEEGENWQAYEVFHQEKRGAHHEHVGCVHAPDPQMALIFAKEQFARRKKCVNLWVVRSADILAFDLEDEDMFANNMEKTYRDASGFKVMEKINKFKGKP from the coding sequence ATGACTGACTCATTAGATCCACGTGTCAACCGGCTCCGGTTGAATAATATTGATGCCCCCTTTACCATAGAAGAAGGAGAAAACTGGCAGGCCTATGAAGTATTTCATCAGGAAAAACGCGGCGCACACCACGAACATGTGGGATGTGTACACGCACCTGATCCGCAGATGGCGCTAATTTTTGCCAAAGAACAATTTGCCAGAAGAAAGAAATGCGTAAACCTCTGGGTAGTCCGCAGTGCCGACATACTGGCTTTCGATCTGGAAGACGAAGATATGTTTGCCAACAATATGGAAAAGACCTACCGCGATGCCAGCGGATTCAAGGTGATGGAAAAGATCAATAAATTCAAAGGTAAGCCCTGA
- the paaC gene encoding 1,2-phenylacetyl-CoA epoxidase subunit PaaC, whose product MENLIKELVTKMADDALILGHRNSEWTGLGPIMEEDIAFSSMAQDKIGHAWALYRILQEMPGGLDPDQFAFLRPESEYKCCHLTEMPIGTYEFSLMRHFLFDHAETVRYNSLLDSGFQPLQQLAKKVKGELKYHTLHADAWVMQLGKGGEESHKKMQAALDNCFPLALGIFEPGPDDALLSEIYPGEKILQERWLDSIYPILTKAALNIPEKATPAYGGRYGEHTRHLHALLEEMGEVFRQDPAAAW is encoded by the coding sequence ATGGAAAACTTAATAAAAGAACTCGTCACCAAAATGGCGGACGATGCCCTGATACTGGGCCACCGGAACTCTGAATGGACAGGTCTCGGCCCTATTATGGAAGAAGATATTGCATTTTCTTCCATGGCACAGGACAAGATAGGACATGCCTGGGCGCTTTATCGCATCCTGCAGGAAATGCCAGGTGGCCTGGACCCTGACCAGTTTGCATTTCTGCGACCTGAAAGCGAATACAAATGCTGTCATCTGACAGAGATGCCCATCGGCACTTATGAATTTAGCCTGATGCGGCATTTTCTCTTCGACCACGCAGAGACTGTACGCTACAACAGCTTGCTGGACAGTGGTTTTCAACCGCTGCAGCAACTCGCAAAAAAGGTAAAAGGAGAACTGAAATATCATACCCTGCATGCAGATGCCTGGGTCATGCAACTGGGTAAAGGCGGTGAGGAGAGTCATAAAAAAATGCAGGCAGCACTGGACAATTGTTTTCCGCTGGCGCTGGGTATATTTGAACCTGGCCCTGACGATGCCCTGCTGAGCGAAATATATCCCGGGGAAAAAATATTACAGGAGCGCTGGCTGGATAGTATTTACCCCATATTGACCAAAGCAGCCCTGAATATTCCTGAAAAAGCAACACCAGCTTATGGCGGCAGATATGGTGAGCACACACGTCACCTGCATGCTTTACTGGAAGAAATGGGAGAAGTATTCAGACAGGATCCCGCCGCAGCCTGGTGA
- the paaD gene encoding 1,2-phenylacetyl-CoA epoxidase subunit PaaD, producing the protein MDTIKAIYTSLEKVMDPEIPVLNVLEMGMITDVQQDETGIHIKMIPTFSACPAISVIKQSISDTVSKDLLLPVEVSIDTAIQWNSNRMTETAKEKLRGFGIAAPPVHHGEIEPDMLLHVTCPHCGSDNTFMRSPFGATLCRAMHFCRQCGMMFEQFKPLT; encoded by the coding sequence ATGGATACCATCAAAGCCATTTATACCTCTTTGGAAAAGGTCATGGACCCGGAGATCCCTGTATTGAACGTACTGGAAATGGGTATGATCACAGATGTACAGCAGGATGAAACAGGCATTCACATAAAAATGATCCCTACATTTTCTGCCTGTCCGGCTATATCTGTGATCAAACAATCGATCAGTGATACCGTTAGTAAAGACCTGTTGCTGCCGGTAGAAGTGAGCATAGATACTGCAATACAATGGAATAGCAACCGGATGACGGAAACGGCAAAAGAGAAACTCCGTGGATTTGGAATCGCCGCTCCGCCTGTACATCATGGTGAAATAGAGCCAGATATGCTGCTACATGTCACCTGTCCACATTGTGGAAGTGACAACACATTTATGCGTTCACCCTTCGGTGCAACCCTGTGCAGGGCCATGCATTTCTGCCGTCAATGCGGAATGATGTTCGAACAGTTTAAGCCCCTTACCTGA
- the nadD gene encoding nicotinate (nicotinamide) nucleotide adenylyltransferase, with product MKIGLYFGSFNPIHTGHMIIANFVAYHTDLDKVWLVVSPQNPLKPSASLLNEHNRFHLVELAIQDEPKLRASNIEFSLPRPSFTVDTLAYLSEKFPTQEFAIIMGSDSFQNITRWRNYQHIVRNYPIYVYKRPGHEITETYGATVKILEAPMLDISATDIRKWIKEGMSVRYMVPDNVAAYIAANNYYK from the coding sequence ATGAAGATAGGCTTGTATTTTGGATCATTTAATCCTATACATACCGGTCATATGATAATAGCGAATTTCGTGGCTTATCATACTGATCTGGACAAGGTGTGGCTGGTCGTTTCTCCACAAAATCCATTAAAACCATCGGCATCATTACTCAATGAACATAATCGTTTTCACCTGGTAGAACTGGCCATCCAGGACGAGCCTAAGCTCAGGGCCAGTAATATCGAGTTCTCGTTACCAAGACCATCATTTACAGTTGATACATTAGCTTACCTGTCAGAAAAGTTTCCAACACAGGAGTTTGCGATCATTATGGGGAGTGACAGTTTTCAGAACATCACCCGCTGGCGCAACTACCAGCATATCGTGAGAAATTATCCGATCTATGTGTACAAACGTCCGGGGCATGAGATCACAGAGACATATGGCGCTACGGTAAAGATACTGGAAGCGCCTATGCTGGATATATCAGCAACAGATATACGGAAATGGATAAAAGAAGGAATGTCAGTCCGTTACATGGTGCCAGACAACGTAGCAGCGTACATTGCAGCAAATAACTACTACAAGTAA
- a CDS encoding AI-2E family transporter produces MSAIDNERLKQICFLLIIVLLATLLFIEMYTFFPGFLGAITFYVISRNYMFRLVEKRRWKKPLAAAMLMILSFIIILLPVGLMINMLTDKVAYAIEHTSELIAGLKSLNERINGATKIDVLSQVKLEQLQGYLTAVLPRLLGATFNTLTTIAILYFILYFMLVCGREMEAYLYEYIPLKDENVLRLGAEFRKLVIANAVGIPLIAIIQGIVSLIGYFIFKVPQPVFWFAVTCCTSMLPVVGAAAVYVPMGVYLLGIGNTWQGIAVLVYGFAVVGTSDNIFRFMLAKKIGDVHPMITVFGVLVGVNLFGFIGLIFGPLLISMFILLLEIYSNEFLVKKREVRIEK; encoded by the coding sequence ATGAGCGCGATTGACAACGAACGGCTGAAACAAATTTGTTTCCTGCTGATCATCGTATTACTGGCTACCCTCCTCTTTATTGAGATGTATACTTTCTTTCCCGGTTTTCTGGGGGCCATTACCTTTTATGTGATCAGCCGGAATTACATGTTCAGACTGGTGGAAAAACGTCGCTGGAAAAAGCCGCTGGCGGCCGCTATGCTCATGATCCTATCATTCATCATCATCTTACTACCTGTGGGGCTGATGATTAATATGCTTACTGACAAAGTAGCCTACGCCATCGAACACACTTCTGAACTGATCGCAGGCCTCAAATCTCTCAATGAACGTATTAATGGCGCTACCAAGATAGACGTTCTCTCACAGGTGAAGCTGGAACAGTTGCAAGGTTATCTCACCGCTGTTCTTCCCCGCTTGCTGGGCGCAACCTTCAATACATTGACGACGATCGCTATCTTATATTTTATTCTTTATTTCATGCTGGTATGTGGGCGTGAAATGGAGGCTTACCTCTACGAATACATCCCTCTGAAAGATGAAAATGTGCTAAGACTGGGCGCTGAATTCCGCAAACTGGTGATTGCCAATGCGGTGGGAATTCCACTCATTGCCATTATCCAGGGTATTGTTTCCCTGATCGGTTACTTTATTTTCAAAGTACCTCAACCTGTTTTTTGGTTTGCTGTTACCTGTTGTACCTCCATGCTACCTGTAGTAGGCGCCGCTGCTGTATATGTGCCAATGGGTGTATACCTGCTGGGCATAGGCAATACCTGGCAGGGAATAGCTGTACTCGTCTACGGATTTGCCGTAGTCGGTACCTCAGATAATATCTTCAGATTTATGCTGGCTAAAAAGATTGGTGATGTACACCCTATGATCACCGTATTTGGCGTGCTGGTTGGCGTAAACCTGTTCGGGTTTATAGGATTGATCTTCGGACCACTGTTGATATCTATGTTCATCCTGCTGCTGGAGATCTATTCAAATGAATTCCTCGTTAAGAAGCGGGAGGTAAGGATAGAGAAATAA
- a CDS encoding YtxH domain-containing protein — MASNGSKAVVSFIVGAAVGVAVGYFLNSDKKDELVDKLKYQADKLKDKLKKKKEQYEDALENELA; from the coding sequence ATGGCAAGCAACGGATCAAAAGCAGTTGTATCATTCATTGTTGGCGCAGCAGTAGGTGTTGCAGTAGGTTATTTCCTCAATTCCGACAAAAAAGATGAACTGGTAGACAAACTGAAATATCAGGCAGACAAACTGAAAGATAAACTGAAGAAGAAAAAGGAGCAATATGAGGATGCCCTGGAAAATGAGCTGGCTTAA